From Nomascus leucogenys isolate Asia chromosome 23, Asia_NLE_v1, whole genome shotgun sequence:
cctgcctcggcctcccaaagtgctgggattacaggcgtgagccactgctcctggctatttttattttttgagacagagtttcactttcgttgtccaggctggagtgcaatggcacagtctcagctcactgcaacctctgcctcctggtttcaagtggttctcctgtctcagcctcccgagtaagtgggattacaggcgtgcaccaccacgcccagctaatttttgtatttttagtagagatggggtttcaccatattggacaggttggtctcgaactcctgacctcaggtaatccacccgccccggcctcccaaagtgctgggattacaggcgtgagccactgcacctggccccgtatttttttgtagagatggggtttccccgtgttgcccaggctggtccccaacccttaggttcaagcaattggtctgccttggcctcccaaagtgccgggattacaggtgtaagccactgcacccagccaagattaaTTTTCCTGAAGTCACACAACTAGGCAAGTTAGCAAAACCAAGATTTAAACCTAGGCATCCGAGTCCCTGGGTGTTTAACACTATACTATATAGTCCTGCTGTAGGAACCTATTCTGGCCCAATGGCAGACTTGAGGCTGAGAAAAGATTCAGAAGGCCTGCCAGTGGAGCTAAACATTTGTGTGTGCAGCCCTGTCTCTGTGTAACTTCTGGCTTGCCTTCCTATTCCAGGTCTCTGCTGCTGACGAAGCTGTGACCAAACGCACCCAACCCTTGGCAGCCATCTGTCCCTGCAGCCATAGCCCACATTCCCATGCCCTCCCTCTGCTTGTTTTGGGACCATGTCTGTACAGCCTCTAGGCCCCAGCCCCGGAGGTGAATGCCATGCCATGACTCTGGTGTGCCCCATGGCATCCCCAGCCTAGCTCCCATTCCCACTTTGGCACGATGTTAGCCAACAGCTCCTCAGCCAACAGTTCTGTTCTCCCCTGTCCTGACTACCGACCTACCCACCGCCTGCACTTGGTGGTCTACAGCTTGGTGCTGGCTGCCGGGCTCCCCCTCAACGCGCTGGCCCTCTGGGTCTTCCTGCGCGCGCTGCGCGTGCACTCGGTGGTGAGCGTGTACATGTGTAACCTGGCGGCCAGCGACCTGCTCTTCACCCTCTCGCTGCCCGTTCGTCTGACCTACTATGCACTACATCACTGGCCCTTCCCCGACCTCCTGTGCCAGACGACGGGCGCCATCTTCCAGATGAACATGTACGGCAGCTGCATCTTCCTGATGCTCATCAACGTGGACCGCTACGCCGCCATCGTGCACCCGCTGCGACTGCGCCACCTGCGGCGGCCCCGCGTGGCGCGGCTGCTCTGCCTGGGCGTGTGGGCGCTCATCCTGGTGTTTGCCGTGCCCGCCGCCCGCGTGCACAGGCCCTCGCGTTGCCGCTACCGGGACCGCGAGGTGCGCCTATGCTTCGAGAGCTTCAGCGACGAGCTGTGGAAAGGCAGGCTGCTGCCCCTCGTGCTGCTGGCCGAGGCGCTGGGCTTCCTGCTGCCCCTGGCGGCGGTGGTCTACTCGTCGGGCCGAGTCTTCTGGACGCTGGCGCGCCCCGACGCCACGCAGAGCCAGCGGCGGCGGAAGACGGTGCGCCTCCTGCTGGCTAACCTCGTCATCTTCTTGCTGTGCTTCGTGCCCTACAACGCCACGCTGGCGGTCTACGGGCTGCTGCGGAGCAAGCTGGTGGCGGCCAGCGTGCCTGCCCGCGATCGCGTGCGCGGGGTGCTGATGGTGATGGTGCTGCTGGCCGGCGCCAACTGCGTGCTGGACCCGCTGGTGTACTACTTTAGCGCCGAGGGCTTCCGCAACACCCTGCGCGGCCTGGGCACTCCGCACCGGGCCAGGACCTTGGCCACTGACGGGACGCGGGCGGCGCTGGCGCAATCCGAAAGGTCCGCTGTCACCACCGACGCCATCAGGCCGGATGCCGCCAGTCAGGGGCTGCTCCGACCCTCCAACTCCCACTCTCTGTCTTCCTTCACACAGTGTCCCCAGGATTCCGCCCTCTGAACGCACATCAGGCCATAGCGCTGTCCGTGCCCGACTCCCAACGCCTCTCGTTCTGGGAGGCTTGCAGGGTGTACACACAAGAAGGTGGGCTGGACACTTGGACCTTTGGGTGGCAATTCCAGTTTAGCAACGCAGAAGAGTACTAAGTGTGGAAGCCAGGGCCCGGGGAAGGCATTGCTGCTGGAAATGGCTTCTTTAAACTGTGAGCACGCAGAGCACCCCTTCTCCAGTGGTGGGAAGTGATGCAGAGAGCCCACCCGTGCCTTTGGGTGGGCAGGGAATTAAACTGCTAAAAGCTGGTTAGATGGAACAGAAAATGGGCATTCTGGATTTAAACCGCCACAGAGGCCTGAGAGCCGAAGAGCCCCAGGTTTGGTGGACAAAGCTACTGAGATGCTTGTTCATCTGCTGACTTCTGTCTAGGATCATGGATGCCACCCCCTTTCATTTCGGCCTAGGCTTCCCCTGCTCACCATTGAGGCCTAATACAAGAGTTCCATATGGACAGAACTAGATTCTTTCTCGCAGTGACTTGTGACGATTTAGACTTGGCATCTAGCGTGGGGTAGTTGGGGCAAGGCAAAACTGACTCAGAGTTTCCCCCTCAACAAAATCCAAGTCCAAACCCTTTTTAGGTTATCCTTTCTTCCATCACATCCCCTTTTCCAGGCCTCCTCCATTTTAGGTCcttaatattctttctctttgcctcgcctctctcctcttctctctctctccctctctctcctttgtcCAGAGTAAggataaaattatttctactaaagcattggttctcaaactttttggtctcagacCCCACTCTTAGAAATTGAAGATCTCAAACAGCTTTgcttatattttgttcttttgatacTTACCATACTAGAAATtaaagcaaatacatttttaaatacacatgcacacattacaTTAGCCATGGGAGCAATAATGTCACCATACACACTTCATGAAGCCTCTGGAAAACTCTACAGTATACTTGTGATAGAATGAGAGTGAAAGGGACAAATAACATCTGTGTAGCAGTATTATGAAAATAGCTTgacctgggccgggcgcggtggctcacgcctgtaatcccagcactttgggaggccaaggcgggtggatcacgaggtcaggagatcgagaccagcctggctaaaacggtgaaaccccgtctttactaaaaatacaaaaaattagccgggcgtggtggcgggcggctgtagtcccagctactcgggaggctgaggcaggagaatggcgtgaacccgggaggcggagcttgcagtgagccgagatggcgccactgcactccagtctgggcgacagagcgagactccgtctcaaaaaaaaaaaaaaaaaaaaaaaaaagagaatagcttGACCTTGTGGACTTCCTCAAAGGGTTGGTCCCTGgatcacactttgaaaaccataCTTGTCCTGAAGTATTAGAGTTCATGTCTAACTTCTTCCCAAGGCATTATGTACAGTGCTTTTTATTACTGTGGGGAGAGGGCAGTGCTAAATAAATTAATCACTACTGATAGTCTTCATGGCTCAGGGTTTTCCTGCAGCCCTAGGAGTAGTACATAAAATGGAACACTACCCTGGGTATATCAGAGCAGCAGCCCTGGGGCAGGGATGGAGACCGGGGGGTGGAACTAGTCATACACTCAGGCGGAGGGGATGGGGCTTCTCtgggggagggaaaagggaactGTGCCACAGCCAGGAGAGAAAAGTTTATGGGGAAGTTAAGAGTGAGATGGGAGGACAGGAATAGGCTGTCCATTCTCAGCACACTGGAAGCAAGGGAAATGGGCCATCTACtattccttccctctttttttttttttttttttgagacggggtctcacacttgtcacctgggctggacactgcaacctccgcctcccgggttcatacgattctcctgcctcagcttcccaagtagctgggattacaggtgcacaccaccacacccggctaattttttgtatttttagtagtgatagggtttcactatgttggccagactggtctcaaactcctgacctcaggtgaatcTGCCTgcgtcccaaaatgctgggattacaggcatgagccaccgtgcccggctattcCTTCCCTCTTCACCCAAGTTGGGGGCTTGGAGGGGCTGCAGAGTTGGCACTTGTGGACATCTTCAGACCCTGACATTACTGAGGGAGTTGTTGCCCTGTGTGCGTCCTATAGCATTTCTGTCCCTATGTCTCAACactgtatttttatgtgtgtgtgcacgcactgtgtgtgtgtgtgtgtgtgtgtgtgtgagagagagtagtgtgtgtgtgtgtttcagggtTCTCTGTTTGTGTCTGTTTTAATCCAGGGTAGCCTTTTGTGTGTGCCTTTATGCCAAGGGCTCCAGACGGTGATTTACAGGGGTAAAATGACCCCTGGTGGCCACATCAGAGAACTGACCCAGATTCCTCAGGGATAGTCATGAAATCTGGGCCTTTCTCCATCTGGGTGGAGATTGGAGCCTGGAGCCTGCAGCCCGGCACTTACCTCCAGCTGCTCTGGAAGAGGCCTGGTGATTAGCACCTGCTCCATCTCTCTTCATCTTCAAGGTTCAAGACCTGTGCCCTTCCTGTCCTGAGAGCACTGGCAGCGCCAAACCTCGTAGTCCAAAATCTTAGCACTTTGCCCTATTCAACCAGAATAAAACACAGTTTTTAAAGATTACTTGAGTACTTTTATAGGCAGGTACGTGAGTTCCAAAGTAATTACAACTCACGGCATGTATCACTTTCCAGCATGCCatatatttattctaatttttatagtttatcaTCTCCGCCACCCCGTCCTATATCCTAGGTAGAATGTAAGTTCTGTGGGGGCATGGATTTTTGTTTGATTCTCTGATGATCCCCAGCatctaaaacagtgcctggcacagagaaagtgctcaataaatatttgttgaatgaatgaacagtcAGATCTTGCTGTGAAGTAGTTTACAATCTAGTGGGAATCATAGAACAAAAACATTATAGTTTTTGTAAACAAAAACTATAATGCCAGGCAGAAAACACAAGAATGCAGGGTAAGGTGTTGGCAGTTGGTTTAGTGGGCAATGGGAAGCCCACGGAGGCTCCTGAGTGAGGTTTTGCTCACACTGACAAACCGTGTGGAATAAACTGTAGGTAAACGATGGAGGGAGagtctaaagaaaagaaagactggtCAGGGAGCCATTACAATAGCCCAGGACAAGTGTGGCCACGGCCTGTGGAAGAGCTAGATGGCAATACGTTGTCTCTGATGTGAAATCTCTGGTGTCAAAGCCCTGGTGGACTATTTCTCCCCATTCAGATATCCAAAGGCTTTCCATCAAGAGAACAGAGAGGCAAGAACAGATTAGGCCATTTTCATAGGGTTCCCCAAGACTACGGGAGCAGTATGAAGTCCAGAGCCTTCACCCCATGCCCTGGAGCTGCTCCATTTAAGGTCTATGAAAATCCAAAGATAGAGAAGGGGAAAATCTTAGACGGAAGGGAATGAGCATtagcagtttttgttgttgtttttgaaatggagtttcgctcttgttgcccagactggagtgcagtggcgtggtctcggctcactgcaacctccgcctcccaggttccagctattctcgtgcctcagcctcctgagtagctgggattacaggtgcccgccaccatgcccagctaatttttgtatttttggtagagacagggtttcaccatgttgaccaggctggtcttgaactcctgatctcaggtgatccgcccacctcggcctcccaaagtgctgggattacaggcttgagccactgtgcccggccttttagcaggtttaaaaaatactcttCTGTATGCCAAGATTTCAAGTTAGCGCTTAAGATGCATTATcttctttattatattaaataatataatctgAGTTAGAGATGATGTTTATTCCTTTTACACATGAAACATCCTGGTGAATCTGAGGTcttaaggtcacacaactagaaaGTGGCTCGGTCTGTATTTGGCTCCCAAACTCCTGCTTTTTGCAGTATACCTACCTCTCCTTCCTGGGACTTTCTCTCCTGTTACATACCACCCCgagtttccttccttctcctcccctcctcatcTAGCCACCTCTTTCAACAGCCTGGCTTGCCTTGAATCTGCTGCATCATCTTGGCCCTCCTCTTCCCAGTTCTTCCTCCATGCCCCTAATCCACTTGCCCTACAGCACACCCGCTCCTTCCCTCTCCGTTTGTCTCAGCCCCCTGTTTATTGAACACCATGTGGCTGTAGGGGTTGGGGGGGTTGAGAGCTGGCTCACTCAAGGTTCTAATTGTGTTGGGCCCTAAAATACACCACATCGAGGGCCCACACACAGGCAGGATGCCTTAAGACTTCATGCAGTTGGCCAtgactcccctcccccagcctgtgaTGTACCCTACATCTCCAAGGCAGCACTCCTGATTGTGTACACTGAGCAGGGACCATC
This genomic window contains:
- the LPAR5 gene encoding lysophosphatidic acid receptor 5 encodes the protein MLANSSSANSSVLPCPDYRPTHRLHLVVYSLVLAAGLPLNALALWVFLRALRVHSVVSVYMCNLAASDLLFTLSLPVRLTYYALHHWPFPDLLCQTTGAIFQMNMYGSCIFLMLINVDRYAAIVHPLRLRHLRRPRVARLLCLGVWALILVFAVPAARVHRPSRCRYRDREVRLCFESFSDELWKGRLLPLVLLAEALGFLLPLAAVVYSSGRVFWTLARPDATQSQRRRKTVRLLLANLVIFLLCFVPYNATLAVYGLLRSKLVAASVPARDRVRGVLMVMVLLAGANCVLDPLVYYFSAEGFRNTLRGLGTPHRARTLATDGTRAALAQSERSAVTTDAIRPDAASQGLLRPSNSHSLSSFTQCPQDSAL